The stretch of DNA AGGTTAATGAACTTTGTTGGGTTGAAGCCAGATAGGAAACTGCTGTTCAAACAAAACACGGGTAATTGTGGGTCCTGACTTGTGAAGACATATGGAATAAAACATCTATAAAAACCTTTATTAAACATAGAGCACTATGCCCAAATAATTTTGATGGTTTATGAAAGTCACATCATGGACAACATGTAGAAATAGTCACATTGATTCCAAGGTTCCCATTATCTGCAAAAAGATGTGCTATGGCTGTGTCGAAAACAAGGCAGTCGCTGTTCATGATGGCAGCAGCCACACCGTCATGAATCGACCGGGGTGTGGCCTCCCAGGTCAATCTCCGCCGGTTCCCATTCAACTCCAGTCTATAGGCAAAGTTCTCAGCTTGCTTGCGGGTGCCAATGAGCAGGACGATGGCAAAAAACTGCTGGTGGCCTTCGTACTTCTCTTGTTTCTCCAGCACCAGCATGAAGTGATGGCCAAAACATGACTGCATCATCACCCAGTCGACAGCCCCTGGCAAGTTAATGTCTGTAGCTAGAAAGACGATGTCTTCTCCTTGGAGGGTGGTAATGCTCTTGTGGGCATGCATGAGATGGGACATCACAGCTTCCAGGGACCCCTGCCACTTGCAGGAGGCACCAGGACAAGGGCAGGAGTAGGGACGGTATTCACAGATGTCT from Piliocolobus tephrosceles isolate RC106 chromosome 2, ASM277652v3, whole genome shotgun sequence encodes:
- the SIAH2 gene encoding E3 ubiquitin-protein ligase SIAH2, translating into MSRPSSTGPSANKPCSKQPPPQPQHTPSPAAPPAAATISAAGPGSSAVPAAAAVISGPGGGGGAGPVSPQHHELTSLFECPVCFDYVLPPILQCQAGHLVCNQCRQKLSCCPTCRGALTPSIRNLAMEKVASAVLFPCKYATTGCSLTLHHTEKPEHEDICEYRPYSCPCPGASCKWQGSLEAVMSHLMHAHKSITTLQGEDIVFLATDINLPGAVDWVMMQSCFGHHFMLVLEKQEKYEGHQQFFAIVLLIGTRKQAENFAYRLELNGNRRRLTWEATPRSIHDGVAAAIMNSDCLVFDTAIAHLFADNGNLGINVTISTCCP